A stretch of DNA from Staphylococcus sp. KG4-3:
AACCTATAGCTCCTAGTAAAGTTCCAAAAATCCAACTATCTTTATTTTTTCCACCTGTATTAGGTAAATGAGTTAGTGACTTCATACTCTGTTTTGAATTTTCATTTGTTTCATTTTTCATTATTTGCAAATGGTTCGAAACTCCATTTAATTGTTGCTGATTTTGAGGAGGTCTTTCTTCTAATAACTTACTATCTCTATCATTTAAATATTGTTCTTTCACATTTTTATGCATAGGATTATTTGTTTTTGAATTTTTGATAGCATTATCCAAATGTTTATTTACTTTAGCATGATTTTGACCTTTTATATTTGGTGATTCTACATCTAATGTTCCATTACTATCTTGGTCATTTACTTCTGGTGACATTACTGAACCGATTTGATCTAAACGACTTTGGAGAGCCTCTTTACCTATTGTACCATTCGGTACATTATTCAATTTCTCCGTTGCGTTTGTCTTAGCCGTTTCTAGCGCCTCAACTAATTTATCTAGCTCTGCTTTTTCTGTCGGATTGACTAAGCCATCTGATGTGATTTCAGATAACTTGTTATTCGCAGCTACTTTGGCTTGTTCTGCTGCTTCAATCGCTTGTTGGGCATCATTTAATTGTTCCGTATCTAACACACCATTACTATCTTGGTCGTTCACTTCTGGTGACGTTACCGAGCCTATTTGTTCTAAACGACTTTGTAACGCGTCCTTGCCTGCTGTACCATTCGGTACGTTATTCAATTTCTCTGTTGCGTTTGTCTTAGCCGTTTCTAGCACCTCAACTAATTTATCTAGCTCTGCTTTTTCTTTCGGATTGATTAATCCATCTGATGTGACTTCAGACAACTTGTTATCTGCGGATTGCTTAGCTTGTTCTAACGCCTCGATTGCTTGTTGCGCTTCAGTTAATTGTTCTGTATCTAAGACTCCGTTGCTATCTTGGTCATTTACTTCTGGTGACGTTACTGAACCAATTTGATCTAAGCGACTTTGGAGCTCATCCTTACCTTCTGTACCATTCGGTACATTATTCAATTTCTCCGTTGCGTTTGTCTTAGCCGTTTCTAGCGCCTCAACTAATTTATCTAGCTCTGCTTTTTCTTTCGGATTGACTAAGCCATCTGATGTGATTTCAGATAACTTGTTATTCGCAGCTACTTTGGCTTGTTCTGCTGCTTCAATCGCTTGTTGGGCATCATTTAATTGTTCCGTATCTAACACACCATTACTATCTTGGTCGTTCACTTCTGGTGACGTTACCGAGCCTATTTGTTCTAAACGACTTTGTAACGCGTCCTTGCCTGCTGTACCATTCGGTACGTTATTCAATTTCTCTGTTGCGTTTGTCTTAGCCGTTTCTAGCACCTCAACTAATTTATCTAGCTCTGCTTTTTCTTTCGGATTGATTAATCCATCTGATGTGACTTCAGACAACTTGTTATCTGCGGATTGCTTAGCTTGTTCTAACGCCTCGATTGCTTGTTGCGCTTCAGTTAATTGTTCTGTATCTAAGACTCCGTTGCTATCTTGGTCATTTACTTCTGGTGACGTTACTGAACCAATTTGATCTAAGCGACTTTGGAGCTCATCCTTACCTTCTGTACCATTCGGTACATTATTCAATCTCTCCGTTGCGTTTGTTTTAGCCGTTTCTAGCGCCTCAACTAATTTATCTAATTCTGCTTTTTCTGTTGGGTTGACTAATCCATCTGCTGTAATCTCAGACAGCTTGTTATCTGCGGCTTGCTTAGCTTGTTCGGCTGCTTCAATCGCTTGTTGCGCTTCATTTAATTGCTCTGTATCTAACACACCATTACTATCTTGGTCGTTCACTTCTGGTGACGTTACCGAGCCTATTTGTTCTAAACGACTTTGTAACTCATCCTTACCTGTTGTACCATTCGGTACGTTATTCAATTTCTCTGTTGCGTTTGTTTTAGCCGTTTCTAACGCTTCAACTAATTTATCTAGCTCTGCTTTTTCTGTTGGATTGACTAAACCATCCGATGTAATTTCAGACAACTTGTTATCTACGGCTTGCTTAGCTTGTTCTACTGCTTCGATTGCTTGTTGCGCTTCAGTTAATTGCTCTGTATCTAAGACACCATTACTATCTTGGTCGTTCACTTCTGGTGATGTCACTGATCCGATTTGTTCTAAACGACTTTGTAACGCGTCCTTGCCTGCTGTACCATTCGGTACGTTATTCAATTTCTCTGTTGCGTTTGTCTTAGCCGTTTCTAGCACCTCAACTAATTTATCTAGCTCTGCTTTTTCTTTCGGATTGATTAATCCATCTGATGTGACTTCAGACAACTTGTTATCTGCGGATTGCTTAGCTTGTTCTAACGCCTCGATTGCTTGTTGCGCTTCAGTTAATTGTTCTGTATCTAAGACTCCGTTGCTATCTTGGTCATTTACTTCTGGTGACGTTACTGAACCAATTTGATCTAAGCGACTTTGGAGCTCATCCTTACCTTCTGTACCATTCGGTACATTATTTAGTTTTTCAGCCGCTGTTACTTTGGCTACCTCGAGTCCTTCAACTAACTTATCTAACTCTGCTTTTTCTTTCGGATTGATTAAGCCATCTGATGTGATTTCAGATAACTTGTTATCTACGGCTTGCTTAGCTTGTTCTGCTGCTTCAATCGCTTGTTGCGCTTCAGATAATTGTTCCGTATCTAAGACGCCGTTGCTATCTTGGTCATTTACTTCTGGGGATGTCACTGAAGCGATTTGATCTAAACGACTTTGGAGCGCGTCTTTGCCTGCTGTACCATTCGGTACGTTATTCAATTTCTCTGTTGCGTTTGTCTTAGCCGTTTCTAGCGCTTCAACTAATTTATCTAATCCTTCTTTTTCAGTTGGGTTGATTAAGCCATCCGATGTGATTTCAGATAACTTGTTATCTACGGCTTGCTTCGCTTGTTCTACTGCCTCGATCGCTTGTTGTGCTTCATTTAATTGTTCTGTATCTAAGACACCATTACTATCTTGATCATTCACTTCTGGTGATGTTACTGAACCGATTTGATTTAAACGACTTTGTAACGCGTCCTTGCCTGCTGTACCATTCGGTACGTTATTCAATTTCTCCGTTGCGTTTGTCTTAGCTGTTTCTAACGTCTCAATTAATTTATCTAATTCTGCTTTTTCTGTTGGGTTGACTAATCCATCTGCTGTTATTTCAGATAACTTGTTATCTACGGCTTGCTTAGCTTGTTCGGCTACTTCGATCGCTTGTTGCGCTTCAGTTAATTGCTCTGTATCTAACACACCATTACCATCTTGATCATTTACTTCTGGTGACGTTACTGAACCGATTTGATCTAAACGACTTTGTAACGCATCCTTACCTGCTGTACCATTCGGTACGTTATTTAGTTTTTCAGTTGCGTTTGTCTTAGCCATTTCTAACGTCTCAATTAATTTATCTAATTCTGCTTTTTCTGTTGGAGTGATTAAGCCATCCGATGTAATTTCAGATAACTTGTTATTCGCAGACACTTTGGCTTGTTCTGATGCCTCAATCGCTTGTTGCGCTTCATTTAATTGTTCTGTATCTAAGACTCCGTTGCTATCTTGGTCATTTACTTCTGGAGATGTCACTGAACCAATTTGGTCTAAACGACTTTGTAACTCATCCTTACCTGCTGTACCATCCGGTACATTATTTAGTTTTTCAGTCGCTGTTACTTTGGCTGCTTCGAGTCCTTCAACTAACTTATCTAACTCTGCTTTTTCTTTCGGATTGATTAAGCCATCTGATGTTATTTCAGATAACTTGTTATTCGCAGCGACTTTGGCTTGTTCTACTGCTTCGATTGCTTGTTGCGCTTCAGATAATTGTTCCGTATCTAAGACGCCGTTGCTATCTTGGTCGTTCACTTCTGGTGACATTACTGAACCTATTTGTTCTAAACGACTTTGTAACGCGTCCTTGCCTGCTGTACCATTCGGTACGTTATTTAGTTTTTCAGCCGCTGTTACTTTGGCTGCCTCGAGTCCTTCAACTAACTTATCTAACTCTGCTTTTTCTGTTGGAGTGATTAAGCCATCTGATGTGACTTCAGATAACTTGTTATCCGCAGATACTTTGGCTTGTTCTGCTGCCTCAATCGCTTGTTGCGCTTCAGTTAATTGCTCTGTATCTAAGACTCCGTTACCATCTTGATCATTTACTTCTGGTGACGTTACTGAACCAATTTGATCTAAACGATTTTGTAACGCATCTTTTCCTGTTGTACCATTCGGTACATTATTTAGTTTTTCATTTGTGATTGTCTTAGCCGTTTCTAGCGCCTCAACTAATTTATCTAGCTCTGCTTTTTCTGTTGGGTTGACTAATCCATCCGATGTAATTTCAAACAACTTGTTATCTGCGACTTGCTTAGCTTGTTCGGCTGCTTCAATCGCTTGTTGCGCTTCAGTTAATTGTTCCGTATCTAAGACTCCGTTGCTATCTTGGTCGTTCACTTCTGGTGACGTTACTGTACCGATTTGATCTAAACGACTTTGTAACGCGTCTTTTCCTTCTGTACCATTCGGTACGTTATTTAGTTTTTCAGTTGCGTTTGTCTTAGCTGTTTCTAACGCTTCAATTAATTTATCTAATTCTGCTTTTTCTGTTGGGTTGATTAAGCCATCTGATGTGACTTCAGACAACTTGTTATCTGCGGCTTGCTTCGCTTGTTCGGCTGCTTCAATCGCTTGTTGCGCTTCAGTTAATTGTTCCGTATCTAAGACTCCGTTGCTATCTTGGTCATTTACTTCTGGTGACGTTACTGAACCGATTTGATCTAAGCGACTTTGGAGCGCATCTTTTCCTTCTGTACCATTCGGTACGCTATTCAGTTTCTCCGTTGCGTTTGTCTTAGCCGTTTCTAACGCTTCAATTAATTTATCTAATTTTGCTTTTTCTTTCGGATTGATTAATCCATCTGATGTAATCTCAGACAACTTGTTATCTACGGCTTGCTTAGCTTGTTCGGCTGCTTCAATCGCTTGTTGCGCTTCAGTTAATTGTTCCGTATCTAAGACGCCGTTGCTATCTTGGTCGTTCACTTCTGGTGACGTCACTGAACCTATTTGATTAAATCTTCTTTGAAGTTCATCTTTACCGTCCGTTCCATCTAATATGCTATTTAATTTATTAAGAGCACTTTGTTTTGCTTGTTCTAAATCATTACTCGCTTCATCAACCTTTTTCTTCTCAGAAGGATTTACTACTCCATCTTGTAATATTTTTGATAATTGTTGCTCAGCAAAATGTTTTGCTTGTTCAGCAATCTGAATAGCTTCCATAGCTTTTTGTTTTTTAGCTTTATTTAAAGCATTATTAATACTTGTTGCTACTTCATCAATATCAACTGCTTGGTTTGTTATATTTACACCTCTAAGTACAAAAGGGTCTAAAGTGTCACTTAATATATATCCAAAAAGTTTATCTTTCTTAACATCTATATAATAATTTGCATCAAATGATATTATAAACTCAACTCTTCCTCCAGAGCCTCCACCTGTATTTGGGTTTCCATTACTACCACTATTAGGCCTTGTATATGAATAATATCCAAGTTTATCTTTTTTTAATATCATTCTTTGTCTGCCATTATAAACAGCTACAACTTTTTTTATTTTTTTACTGAGTGATTCATTAGGTCTTATGGCATAATTCTCAAATCTATATGTACCTCTACCTTTTTCTTTCTCTAACACCATGGTTGCTATTAAAATTTCACCATCATCATAAAAAACGTCATCTTTAACTATACCAAACTTATTTTTAGTTACATCACTCTGCCCACCGAATGTATAGACTGCACCATAATCATTATTATCCCTATTAAGCGTTAAATCTTTCATTTTATATAGCAATTCATTCATTAAACTTGCCTGGTGTGCTGTCACTCTTATATTTCTTGCTAATGAATAATCACCATCAAAAACTCTATCATAAGCACTACGATTGTTTTTAAGTGCACTTTGTCTAATGATATTTCTTAAAAATAATTTTCGCTCCTCTTCTGTAAGTTCACTTCTATTTCTTTCTACTTCTCTAAATGCTTTTGTTAGGTTATCACCTTGTACTATAAGGTCATACATTATTCTATTACCAAAAAATCTGCTTAATATACTACTTGTATAACCAAACCTATTCAACGACCTTCTCATTCGAACTTTAGGTTTGCTTGATTCATCTTCTTTTATTTCATTAATAATATCAATTAAATCCGTACTTTCATTATCACTCTCTTTTTTAGAACTAATTGTATTATCTTTTAATGCATCTCCTTTTATTTTTTCCTTATCATTATTACTTTCTGGTTCAGTATATTTTTGTTCACTTTCATTAATTGTTTCATTTTTAATAGTAGGATGTATCTTACTTTTCAAGGAGGAGTTACTAGCATTATTTTGTGTAGGAGAATCTTTCTTACTTTCATCATAAATAGTAATTTCTTTTTCCTGTATGGTTGTTTGATCATTGTGAGGAATATTTTCATTTATTTCCTCTTTAGGTGTATTATCTTTGGACAGTGTATCTGTTGCTTCTCTTTTATTACCATCGTTATTATAACTTCTATTATTTTTCGATTCCGATACATCATTCGTTAACTCTTCACTTTTTGGTTTAACTAATTTTTTATTCTCCTCTTCGTCCTTTGACAATAATTCTTCTTTATTTACGTTATCTACTTTATTATTAAAATTTGAAGGTTTTTCTACACTAGTCTGATTTAATTCTAAATTGTGTTTATTTGTTACCTCACCTTCATGAGTTGTCGAATTCATTTCCTTTTCTATCACATCTGCTTTGGCATCACTGGTTTGGTTCATAAATAATATGGATCCTACTAAAACCGACGCAGTTCCCACAGTGAATTTTCGAATAGAATACTTATTATTTCTTTTAGCAATATATTCTTTGAGTAATCTCATAGATGTCTTATTCTCCTTTGTTGATAATATCCACGCTATTAACAATAATATTTATTTTTAAAAAGGAGCACTATACTTGTTAAGAATTCAGTAAAAATTTGAAACTTTAAAGTAAAAATATGGAATTAAACAAAAAAACACACCCCAATTAAATTGGAATGTGCTTTCCATGCGAATATATCAGCTTTATTCTAAATTATATTAGTCGATTAATTTATCTGTTACTAAACCCGAAACTGGTTCGAATATCGTTAATTCTTCTTTATTTAATAACTTTTCTGTGAGTTGTAATTCTGTAATCTGATTTGACTCGTACCATTTAATGTACATTGTGCGTGTAGTTAAATTTAGGACTGTTTGATACAAAGTATAATGTAGCGCCGCTTCTTCGTCTCTAACTGCACCTTTGGGTATACTAACAATTTCTAAAAGTTTAAATGCATTGAGTACATCTTCTTCTGCATTACTCGTTTCTTCTAAATTATTTTTTAAGTAAGCCATTCGAACAAAACGTTCCGCCGAAGTGTACCCACCAGGTAATCCGTACGTTCCACCTTCATTTCCTAGCGTTGGGAAAATAGTATTCATTAGTTGGCTTGCTTGAGGGCGTTGTGGCGTAATATTTATATAATTCCTCAAATTTTCATAGTGCCAATTCAAATCTGGATTGTTAGTTAAGACTCCTACTGGATTTTCATTTACGATCATAGTGCCATCTTTAAAAGTTAGCTCAATCGTTCTACCTGAATCATCAGTAATATGATAATGTAATGGAGGCACTTCAGCTATATCATTGAGTGTGTGTGCGACAACATTTACGGATTTAGCATTTTCTATTAAATCTTCAATATTTCGATTGTAACCCAACACCCACGTGATCACTTCACTTTGAGCAATATTCATATACCCCTCTCGTACATCTGTGGCATATGTTGCATATCCTCTAAAATACTGTATTGAAGCACCGAGACCATGTTCATTGACGCCGTCTGCAAATAAGAATCCTTCCATATCACTACCCGATCCAACAAAACCATACTTTGTTTTACCTTTATATGCTACGCGTGATTCCCAATAAAAATGACGTGGTTGTACTGCAGGGTTTCCTTTTAATTGATAAACAAAATCCATAGTGCGTCCTAATATCACCTGGTTACTTTTCGATAAATATGAAAAACCAGTGCACATGATTAATCCGCTCCTTTCAACCTTCTCTATGTCAGAAATTAATTACTTTGTATCTTTCATCAATATTCATTTTAGTTAATTATACTTTATATTAATAGTAATTCGCTTGTGATATGCATGCACTTATGAAAAGCTAATACTTAAAACAAACTTTCACTATGTAACGACTTTCACTAACAATGACAATAATAGGGACGGGAAAGAAATCACCTTTTTTCAAAAATGATTGTGTTGTCCCATCCCTATAAGTCTGAATATAAGTGAAAAGTCCGGTATATTTTCGCTCTAAATATACTTTAATGAACTAATAGACACGCTTTGATAATAATGAACCGCTTTGTTAAGTTGGTAGTCTTGGTTATGAGATTATTTATCTCAACCTTCTTTCTACTTTAAATTACGTTAATTGTATTTCTCGTACTCGTGTTTGGGATAAAGATGCTTTTACGTCAATTACTCGTTGATTCAAAGAACCTTTATATGGTAGGTTAGGTTGATATAAATGGTTAATAAAAGGACCATCTACGAGCACATCTATATGATTAAGTAACTCATTTCTTTCACCTTTATCTTCCATTAAATATTCAAATA
This window harbors:
- a CDS encoding YSIRK-type signal peptide-containing protein; the protein is MRLLKEYIAKRNNKYSIRKFTVGTASVLVGSILFMNQTSDAKADVIEKEMNSTTHEGEVTNKHNLELNQTSVEKPSNFNNKVDNVNKEELLSKDEEENKKLVKPKSEELTNDVSESKNNRSYNNDGNKREATDTLSKDNTPKEEINENIPHNDQTTIQEKEITIYDESKKDSPTQNNASNSSLKSKIHPTIKNETINESEQKYTEPESNNDKEKIKGDALKDNTISSKKESDNESTDLIDIINEIKEDESSKPKVRMRRSLNRFGYTSSILSRFFGNRIMYDLIVQGDNLTKAFREVERNRSELTEEERKLFLRNIIRQSALKNNRSAYDRVFDGDYSLARNIRVTAHQASLMNELLYKMKDLTLNRDNNDYGAVYTFGGQSDVTKNKFGIVKDDVFYDDGEILIATMVLEKEKGRGTYRFENYAIRPNESLSKKIKKVVAVYNGRQRMILKKDKLGYYSYTRPNSGSNGNPNTGGGSGGRVEFIISFDANYYIDVKKDKLFGYILSDTLDPFVLRGVNITNQAVDIDEVATSINNALNKAKKQKAMEAIQIAEQAKHFAEQQLSKILQDGVVNPSEKKKVDEASNDLEQAKQSALNKLNSILDGTDGKDELQRRFNQIGSVTSPEVNDQDSNGVLDTEQLTEAQQAIEAAEQAKQAVDNKLSEITSDGLINPKEKAKLDKLIEALETAKTNATEKLNSVPNGTEGKDALQSRLDQIGSVTSPEVNDQDSNGVLDTEQLTEAQQAIEAAEQAKQAADNKLSEVTSDGLINPTEKAELDKLIEALETAKTNATEKLNNVPNGTEGKDALQSRLDQIGTVTSPEVNDQDSNGVLDTEQLTEAQQAIEAAEQAKQVADNKLFEITSDGLVNPTEKAELDKLVEALETAKTITNEKLNNVPNGTTGKDALQNRLDQIGSVTSPEVNDQDGNGVLDTEQLTEAQQAIEAAEQAKVSADNKLSEVTSDGLITPTEKAELDKLVEGLEAAKVTAAEKLNNVPNGTAGKDALQSRLEQIGSVMSPEVNDQDSNGVLDTEQLSEAQQAIEAVEQAKVAANNKLSEITSDGLINPKEKAELDKLVEGLEAAKVTATEKLNNVPDGTAGKDELQSRLDQIGSVTSPEVNDQDSNGVLDTEQLNEAQQAIEASEQAKVSANNKLSEITSDGLITPTEKAELDKLIETLEMAKTNATEKLNNVPNGTAGKDALQSRLDQIGSVTSPEVNDQDGNGVLDTEQLTEAQQAIEVAEQAKQAVDNKLSEITADGLVNPTEKAELDKLIETLETAKTNATEKLNNVPNGTAGKDALQSRLNQIGSVTSPEVNDQDSNGVLDTEQLNEAQQAIEAVEQAKQAVDNKLSEITSDGLINPTEKEGLDKLVEALETAKTNATEKLNNVPNGTAGKDALQSRLDQIASVTSPEVNDQDSNGVLDTEQLSEAQQAIEAAEQAKQAVDNKLSEITSDGLINPKEKAELDKLVEGLEVAKVTAAEKLNNVPNGTEGKDELQSRLDQIGSVTSPEVNDQDSNGVLDTEQLTEAQQAIEALEQAKQSADNKLSEVTSDGLINPKEKAELDKLVEVLETAKTNATEKLNNVPNGTAGKDALQSRLEQIGSVTSPEVNDQDSNGVLDTEQLTEAQQAIEAVEQAKQAVDNKLSEITSDGLVNPTEKAELDKLVEALETAKTNATEKLNNVPNGTTGKDELQSRLEQIGSVTSPEVNDQDSNGVLDTEQLNEAQQAIEAAEQAKQAADNKLSEITADGLVNPTEKAELDKLVEALETAKTNATERLNNVPNGTEGKDELQSRLDQIGSVTSPEVNDQDSNGVLDTEQLTEAQQAIEALEQAKQSADNKLSEVTSDGLINPKEKAELDKLVEVLETAKTNATEKLNNVPNGTAGKDALQSRLEQIGSVTSPEVNDQDSNGVLDTEQLNDAQQAIEAAEQAKVAANNKLSEITSDGLVNPKEKAELDKLVEALETAKTNATEKLNNVPNGTEGKDELQSRLDQIGSVTSPEVNDQDSNGVLDTEQLTEAQQAIEALEQAKQSADNKLSEVTSDGLINPKEKAELDKLVEVLETAKTNATEKLNNVPNGTAGKDALQSRLEQIGSVTSPEVNDQDSNGVLDTEQLNDAQQAIEAAEQAKVAANNKLSEITSDGLVNPTEKAELDKLVEALETAKTNATEKLNNVPNGTIGKEALQSRLDQIGSVMSPEVNDQDSNGTLDVESPNIKGQNHAKVNKHLDNAIKNSKTNNPMHKNVKEQYLNDRDSKLLEERPPQNQQQLNGVSNHLQIMKNETNENSKQSMKSLTHLPNTGGKNKDSWIFGTLLGAIGSMMLLRRKQEKKIEKNN
- a CDS encoding choloylglycine hydrolase family protein, whose amino-acid sequence is MCTGFSYLSKSNQVILGRTMDFVYQLKGNPAVQPRHFYWESRVAYKGKTKYGFVGSGSDMEGFLFADGVNEHGLGASIQYFRGYATYATDVREGYMNIAQSEVITWVLGYNRNIEDLIENAKSVNVVAHTLNDIAEVPPLHYHITDDSGRTIELTFKDGTMIVNENPVGVLTNNPDLNWHYENLRNYINITPQRPQASQLMNTIFPTLGNEGGTYGLPGGYTSAERFVRMAYLKNNLEETSNAEEDVLNAFKLLEIVSIPKGAVRDEEAALHYTLYQTVLNLTTRTMYIKWYESNQITELQLTEKLLNKEELTIFEPVSGLVTDKLID